In the genome of Flavobacteriales bacterium, one region contains:
- a CDS encoding TonB-dependent receptor: MEFSGTVTDEHDGTPLSYANVVLVEAERSAIADVDGHFKFIGLCPGTFTLRVAHLGCEPVERQLVLVKSTRLDLFLEHHSEELHDLEVIRERPDENVGQPNTVLDKHSMEKSTGRSMAEMLAVVPGVTILSTGPTIGKPMIHGLSGNRILTLNQGIRQEDQQWGTEHAPNLDPFSSDRITVVKGAASVQYGSDAMGGVIITEPVDLPRTAGINGELRGVGILNGRGGGGNAMLQGGLKGLRGFGWRVQGSGKILGDSEAPDYMLSNTGIREQGASATIGYRDLRFRSTLYFSWFQRELGILRASHIGNLTDLDNAIATGTPWYVGDFTYDIDAPRQTSDHLLAKAELDYALTERNRIVVTYAYQTDSRKEYDIRRGGRSALPALDLGLTTHTADASFKHWIGKHIHGRAGLSGLFQRNINEPGTGIRPLIPNYQKESGGVYLIEHLPLGERVEVEAGGRLENTTLLIAKYDATGTLLQPEFEYTNHALGVGVNWSIRDSVRVRFNFSTAYRPPHVSELFSEGLHHGAAAIEVGNDQLDSERSLKGTTDIDALWFQGRLQTNFTFYADHISNYIYLRPAGEQLTIRGAFPVFDYVSTDAFLYGLDATLQVAVTSRWAVRSRTSIVRGRDLRMDQWLFQIPSDRTETTLLYSIVKTGKWRGMELGISSNYVAQQRRIPPELDYASPPRPYHLLGFQASAARKLGNNEVRFGLQATNLFNTTYRDYMDRFRYYAAARGIDVSLWVRFSFGRPR, from the coding sequence TTGGAGTTTTCCGGTACGGTGACGGATGAACACGACGGAACCCCGCTGTCTTACGCCAATGTGGTCTTGGTTGAAGCGGAACGCAGTGCAATTGCAGATGTTGACGGCCATTTCAAATTTATTGGACTCTGTCCCGGAACGTTCACATTGCGCGTTGCACACTTAGGGTGTGAGCCGGTCGAGCGGCAATTGGTCCTTGTGAAAAGTACGAGGTTGGATCTGTTCCTTGAGCATCATAGTGAGGAACTCCACGACCTGGAAGTTATACGTGAAAGACCGGATGAGAACGTTGGTCAGCCGAATACGGTTCTGGACAAGCACTCCATGGAGAAGAGCACCGGTAGGTCTATGGCCGAGATGCTTGCGGTGGTTCCTGGAGTAACAATTCTGAGCACTGGGCCAACGATCGGCAAACCCATGATCCACGGTCTCAGCGGCAATAGGATACTTACGTTGAACCAAGGTATTCGGCAAGAAGATCAACAATGGGGAACGGAACATGCGCCGAATCTGGATCCATTCAGCAGTGATAGGATCACTGTCGTTAAGGGCGCGGCCAGTGTACAATACGGGAGCGATGCAATGGGCGGCGTTATCATTACTGAACCCGTTGATCTACCGAGAACCGCGGGCATCAATGGTGAATTGCGTGGAGTTGGGATCCTCAATGGACGAGGAGGTGGTGGAAATGCGATGCTACAAGGTGGTTTGAAGGGGCTTCGCGGTTTTGGATGGCGCGTTCAAGGGAGCGGAAAAATATTAGGCGATAGCGAAGCTCCTGATTACATGCTCAGCAACACGGGTATTCGAGAACAAGGTGCGTCAGCAACCATCGGCTATCGGGATCTTCGTTTCAGGTCCACGTTGTACTTCAGTTGGTTCCAACGGGAATTAGGTATTCTAAGAGCCTCGCATATCGGAAATTTGACCGATCTCGATAACGCCATCGCCACGGGTACGCCTTGGTACGTAGGCGACTTTACCTATGACATCGATGCGCCACGTCAGACCTCGGATCATTTATTGGCCAAGGCTGAGTTGGATTATGCTTTGACCGAACGGAACAGAATCGTGGTCACGTACGCCTATCAAACCGATTCACGCAAAGAGTACGATATCAGACGTGGTGGCAGAAGCGCGCTGCCAGCTTTGGATCTAGGGCTAACGACCCATACCGCGGATGCATCGTTCAAACATTGGATCGGCAAACACATTCACGGCAGGGCAGGTCTTAGCGGATTATTCCAGCGTAACATCAATGAACCGGGCACAGGAATTCGACCGCTTATTCCGAACTACCAGAAAGAGAGTGGGGGAGTGTATCTCATCGAACACCTTCCGCTTGGAGAGCGCGTTGAAGTGGAAGCCGGGGGCAGGTTGGAAAACACCACTTTGCTCATTGCGAAGTATGATGCTACAGGAACATTGCTCCAACCCGAATTCGAATACACCAACCACGCCTTGGGTGTTGGCGTTAACTGGAGCATCCGGGATAGTGTACGTGTACGGTTCAATTTCTCCACGGCTTATAGACCACCGCATGTAAGCGAACTTTTCAGTGAAGGATTGCACCATGGTGCCGCCGCGATCGAAGTGGGCAACGATCAGCTGGACAGCGAACGTTCATTGAAAGGCACAACGGATATTGATGCGTTGTGGTTCCAAGGTCGATTGCAAACGAATTTCACCTTCTACGCGGATCACATCAGCAACTACATCTACTTGCGGCCAGCCGGTGAACAACTTACCATTCGCGGGGCCTTTCCGGTATTCGATTACGTGTCAACTGATGCGTTCTTATATGGGTTGGATGCCACGTTGCAAGTTGCGGTCACATCCCGTTGGGCAGTTCGATCACGAACAAGCATAGTGCGTGGCCGTGATCTTCGAATGGATCAATGGCTATTCCAGATCCCGAGTGATCGTACAGAAACGACTTTGCTCTATTCGATCGTGAAGACAGGCAAATGGAGAGGCATGGAATTGGGTATTTCAAGCAATTACGTTGCCCAACAAAGACGCATTCCACCAGAGCTTGATTACGCGTCTCCACCTAGGCCATATCATCTCCTGGGTTTTCAGGCGAGTGCTGCACGAAAGCTGGGTAACAACGAGGTCCGCTTCGGTCTACAAGCAACGAACCTATTCAATACCACCTACCGCGATTACATGGATCGCTTCCGATACTACGCTGCAGCAAGGGGAATTGATGTATCCTTATGGGTCCGGTTTAGTTTCGGGAGACCCCGTTGA
- a CDS encoding L,D-transpeptidase family protein, with the protein MLIRLLVIWALPVWLSCQATEPERSASSPILSSSSGDPELAEVSLERMVDSLSIAGKDMHFLVTKSERIFQVLGKGLVLKEYPCVLGEVPVGDKMMQGDRRTPEGTFGIRSKRMHDKWHAFVWIDYPNAESRMRFAARLADGSIPGTAKIGGEIGIHGVPDGMDHWVNNGSDWTFGCIALRNPDLDEIYPYIQAEYTTIQIIP; encoded by the coding sequence ATGTTGATCCGTCTATTAGTGATATGGGCATTGCCCGTTTGGTTATCGTGCCAAGCCACGGAACCTGAACGTTCTGCTTCATCACCTATTCTCAGCTCGAGCAGTGGAGACCCTGAACTTGCAGAAGTATCATTGGAACGCATGGTTGATAGTCTTTCCATTGCAGGAAAGGATATGCATTTCTTGGTGACGAAATCCGAACGGATCTTTCAGGTACTTGGAAAGGGCTTGGTCCTCAAAGAATACCCCTGCGTGCTGGGTGAGGTTCCTGTGGGGGATAAAATGATGCAAGGTGATCGAAGAACGCCTGAGGGTACGTTCGGGATCCGCAGTAAACGCATGCATGATAAATGGCATGCTTTCGTTTGGATCGATTATCCGAATGCGGAAAGCCGAATGCGATTCGCGGCGCGTCTTGCAGATGGTTCAATACCCGGAACCGCCAAGATCGGTGGTGAGATCGGCATTCACGGCGTGCCTGATGGAATGGATCATTGGGTCAACAATGGAAGTGATTGGACATTTGGTTGCATCGCCTTGCGCAACCCGGACCTTGATGAGATCTACCCTTACATTCAAGCGGAATACACGACGATTCAGATCATTCCTTAG
- the purE gene encoding 5-(carboxyamino)imidazole ribonucleotide mutase gives MVGIVMGSRSDLDVMREAIDTMKEFGIDHEVTVVSAHRTPDRMFVYAKGAADRGVKVIIAGAGGAAHLPGMIASLTILPVIGVPVKSRNSIDGWDSLLSIVQMPAGVPVATVAVNGSRNAGLLAVQILATSNTKLAERFTAFKGEQEEKVREGINALKQHYPNGFDK, from the coding sequence ATGGTAGGTATAGTAATGGGCAGCCGCAGTGACCTTGATGTAATGCGTGAAGCGATCGACACCATGAAGGAATTCGGGATCGATCATGAAGTGACCGTTGTAAGCGCGCACCGGACACCGGACCGGATGTTCGTTTACGCCAAAGGCGCTGCGGACCGTGGCGTGAAAGTGATCATTGCTGGTGCAGGAGGCGCTGCACATTTACCGGGGATGATCGCATCGCTTACCATACTTCCAGTGATCGGCGTACCCGTGAAAAGCCGCAATTCCATTGATGGCTGGGACTCGCTGCTTTCCATCGTACAAATGCCTGCTGGGGTTCCAGTAGCTACGGTTGCGGTGAATGGCTCGCGAAATGCCGGACTGCTTGCGGTACAAATACTTGCCACGAGCAATACCAAATTAGCCGAGCGATTTACCGCCTTCAAAGGCGAACAGGAAGAAAAAGTACGTGAAGGGATCAATGCCTTGAAGCAGCATTACCCCAATGGGTTCGATAAGTGA
- the purK gene encoding 5-(carboxyamino)imidazole ribonucleotide synthase produces MSKKPVIALLGGGQLGRMFIENALRYNAEIHVLDPDPDAPCSTIADRFLIGDLNDKNTVLSFAANADIVGIEIEHVSVDALEELKRQGKRVIPDPAVLRIIKDKGLQKQFYKDHDIPTSEFTLLENGRDLSAHEHLLPAFLKSRGGGYDGKGVMQINALSDAEQAFDGPCVLEKQINIEVELAVLVVRSDNGEVAAYDPVEMVFDPELNLVDHLRAPARRPTDVLNSAKGLALRVVDAFGAPGLYAVELFLTTDGRILVNETAPRAHNSGHHTIEACDSSQFDQLLRCYLQWPMGPTHLNRPVAMYNLVGTNGSGSPTLVGSQRILEFPGAFIHLYGKKETRTGRKMGHITLVGSNAEEVDVALNIAKEHCSVEPLK; encoded by the coding sequence ATGTCGAAGAAACCAGTGATCGCATTGTTAGGTGGCGGTCAACTTGGACGCATGTTCATCGAAAATGCATTGCGCTACAATGCTGAGATCCACGTCCTGGACCCCGACCCGGATGCACCTTGCTCGACCATTGCGGATCGTTTTCTAATAGGTGACCTTAATGATAAGAACACTGTCCTCTCTTTTGCTGCGAACGCCGATATCGTTGGCATAGAGATCGAACATGTGAGCGTTGATGCCTTGGAAGAACTGAAACGTCAAGGCAAACGTGTGATCCCTGACCCAGCCGTCCTAAGGATCATAAAGGACAAAGGACTTCAAAAGCAATTCTACAAGGACCACGATATCCCTACGTCTGAATTTACGTTACTTGAGAACGGTAGGGACCTATCGGCACATGAACATCTCCTCCCTGCATTTTTGAAGAGCCGCGGAGGCGGATATGATGGCAAGGGGGTTATGCAGATCAATGCGCTCAGCGATGCCGAGCAAGCGTTCGATGGTCCTTGTGTGTTAGAGAAGCAGATCAACATCGAAGTGGAATTGGCTGTACTTGTCGTGCGGTCAGACAATGGTGAGGTGGCCGCGTACGATCCAGTGGAAATGGTTTTCGACCCGGAACTGAATCTTGTGGACCATTTGCGCGCACCCGCAAGAAGGCCCACCGACGTGCTGAACAGCGCAAAGGGTCTTGCTCTTCGCGTTGTAGATGCATTCGGAGCGCCAGGTCTTTACGCTGTGGAGTTATTCCTTACCACCGATGGTCGGATCCTTGTGAATGAGACCGCTCCGCGTGCTCACAATAGCGGACACCATACGATCGAGGCCTGTGACAGTTCCCAGTTCGACCAACTCCTGCGGTGTTACCTTCAATGGCCGATGGGGCCAACGCACTTGAACAGACCTGTGGCCATGTATAATCTGGTCGGTACCAATGGATCTGGCTCACCTACGTTGGTGGGTTCGCAGCGAATACTTGAGTTTCCCGGCGCTTTCATCCATCTGTACGGAAAGAAAGAAACACGCACCGGACGTAAGATGGGACACATTACACTGGTTGGGTCCAATGCTGAAGAAGTGGATGTAGCTTTGAATATCGCCAAGGAACACTGTAGTGTGGAACCATTGAAATGA
- a CDS encoding outer membrane beta-barrel protein has translation MSRSKHLIAILGLTLVGNLSAQRIAFGIRGGLLASTDHATRVRTGIIPGATAGIYVPYHAGARFEIEPGIMLTVGGSSYMVQDGDKFVDRTYYLQVPLSFKLFLGNEFNLSGGVQMGKRLAVHRSENGEKSDVGEKYKSMDFGLHGGIGMDLNSGVDIGLRYYSGMIPLLLNDDAIFPKNRSVQLTVGYRLMHFREINTSYRKR, from the coding sequence ATGAGTCGCTCGAAACATTTGATCGCAATACTAGGACTCACCTTGGTGGGAAACCTCTCTGCGCAGCGGATCGCTTTCGGAATAAGAGGAGGTCTTCTTGCGTCAACGGATCATGCAACACGCGTTAGGACCGGCATTATTCCTGGTGCAACTGCAGGGATCTATGTACCCTATCATGCTGGGGCACGATTCGAAATAGAACCTGGGATAATGCTCACTGTTGGCGGATCCTCTTATATGGTACAGGATGGAGATAAGTTCGTTGATCGTACATACTATCTACAAGTACCACTATCATTCAAGCTTTTCCTTGGCAATGAGTTCAATTTGAGTGGTGGCGTTCAGATGGGAAAACGACTGGCGGTACATCGTTCAGAGAACGGCGAAAAGTCTGATGTCGGGGAGAAATACAAGTCCATGGACTTCGGGTTGCACGGTGGCATCGGGATGGACCTGAACTCAGGAGTTGATATCGGGCTGCGCTATTACAGCGGAATGATACCGTTACTCTTGAATGATGATGCCATATTCCCGAAGAACAGATCCGTACAATTAACAGTAGGCTATCGCCTGATGCATTTCAGAGAGATCAATACGAGTTATAGGAAGCGTTGA
- a CDS encoding gliding motility-associated C-terminal domain-containing protein has translation MTSFTATASPMPVNGTYGCNETVTFCFTVTNWNSTNSNWFHGIEANFGPGWDMATLVPGAPPPTCGISTGTWGWETNVGGQGPGFFFDLDSDGDPSNNFGDFCTGATDWEFCWTITTVSGPNCISGLDCGVTIDTFSDSQTGSWGSAGCGGDTNPSVFSGLVSIAACDVDPGVGAPISVCSTDAAMPLFNALTGTPDVGGTWTGPSNTPHTGTLQPSTDVSGNYTYTVTNVAPPCSQSAVIAVTVNQQPVAGTNGIAVVCASDPAFPLIGLLGGAPTPGGSWSGPAGPFTGTFDPAVNSGGIYTYSFPGTAPCNAVSATVNVTVNQTPSAGSNSVFVICSNGAPTNLFGELGGAPDAGGTWTGPSGAIFNGTYDPATNVQGVHTYTVLGVTPCANSSATVTVTENAETNAGIDAAVTVCNSSSAFNMNNSLGGTPNTGGIWTDPNGGVVSATLDPATAISGAYMYQVNGVAPCISAQAILTVTIIPAPNAGGNGMADVCNASPPFLLDQFLTGSPDPGGVWTGFNNAPVSSTFTPGTSIPGTFTYTVSGIAPCSNATATVTVSVSPQPYAGTDAVSTLCNTGEPVDLFTLLGGSPVTGGTWTGPNGSVVPAMLNPSLAPIGTYTYTVTSIAPCTDDQATVDITIVSEPVPGTDGAVSLCEADVPIDLFTELNGTPDPGGSWQGPNGPLVGLFNPSTGSTGTYTYTVNAPAPCIAQTAEVIVSVIEQPNAGIDDVTSVCNTALTLVDLFGVLGGSPDMGGIWTSPDGQVHPSTYAPGSDMPGVYTYSLTALAPCSNVSSTITLSEVQAPDAGPDLILDLCEDLGELDPMLWLGPNTDTNGIWLDPNGIATISVDAATAISGDYIYTLNGTAPCPNAQATVTIVFDDLPYAGVDGILQLCADASQNLLQLLGPNAEPTGTWWGPLGNFSGVFNADQDPAGVYSYTVNGSGGCIGRAALSFVDVSVNDLPEPVFGLGTTSGCVPLQVQFTLTDPVVLASIEWSFGDGESEDASSMVWHTYNAIGSFNISVEVVDNNGCHGTTVLQNAVFTSNGPEADFIVTPQRVSILEPNIHVSHVPESNVSYEWTLDNDTLPGANEFDWTIDPVDIGIYTLCKIATDTLGCRNSTCSEIIVDDVLTIFVPNAFTPDGNDINEEFMPSVLGAAPESFTFAIFDRWGNKVFSTNEIGQGWNGGMNNNGKLLPQDVYVWRLTARDQFSSESVEHFGSVTLLK, from the coding sequence ATGACGAGCTTCACAGCCACGGCAAGCCCTATGCCTGTGAACGGAACCTATGGTTGTAACGAAACCGTCACATTCTGTTTCACCGTTACCAATTGGAATTCCACCAACTCTAATTGGTTCCATGGAATTGAGGCCAATTTTGGTCCTGGTTGGGATATGGCTACGCTCGTTCCGGGCGCGCCCCCTCCTACGTGCGGCATCAGTACGGGCACTTGGGGATGGGAGACAAATGTAGGAGGACAAGGACCTGGGTTCTTCTTTGACCTGGACAGTGATGGTGATCCGAGCAATAATTTTGGTGACTTCTGTACAGGAGCTACGGACTGGGAATTCTGCTGGACCATTACCACTGTTTCCGGTCCAAATTGTATCAGTGGGCTGGATTGCGGTGTTACTATTGATACCTTTAGCGATAGCCAGACCGGTTCATGGGGCAGTGCTGGTTGCGGCGGCGATACCAACCCATCGGTCTTCTCTGGCCTCGTTTCTATAGCAGCATGCGATGTGGACCCAGGTGTGGGTGCTCCCATTAGTGTTTGCAGCACAGATGCCGCGATGCCTTTGTTCAATGCACTGACCGGAACACCGGATGTCGGCGGAACCTGGACCGGACCAAGCAATACACCGCATACCGGAACGCTTCAACCCTCCACGGATGTTTCCGGTAACTATACCTACACTGTTACAAATGTGGCTCCACCCTGTTCGCAATCAGCGGTTATTGCGGTTACCGTGAATCAACAGCCTGTTGCTGGAACAAATGGAATTGCTGTTGTTTGCGCCTCCGATCCTGCATTCCCATTGATCGGACTTCTGGGCGGCGCACCTACGCCAGGAGGTTCTTGGAGCGGCCCGGCAGGTCCATTTACAGGAACCTTCGACCCAGCTGTAAACTCTGGAGGGATCTATACCTATTCATTTCCGGGTACGGCTCCTTGTAACGCTGTTTCAGCCACGGTTAATGTTACCGTAAATCAAACGCCATCAGCAGGGAGTAACTCAGTTTTTGTGATCTGTAGTAATGGCGCTCCGACGAACCTATTCGGTGAATTAGGCGGAGCACCCGATGCTGGAGGTACATGGACCGGGCCGAGCGGAGCGATCTTCAACGGGACTTATGATCCAGCAACGAATGTCCAGGGTGTCCATACATACACCGTGCTCGGAGTTACACCATGTGCCAACAGTTCAGCCACAGTTACCGTTACGGAAAACGCGGAAACGAATGCGGGGATAGATGCCGCTGTGACGGTGTGTAATTCTTCTTCCGCTTTCAACATGAACAATTCACTTGGCGGGACCCCGAACACAGGTGGAATTTGGACAGACCCTAACGGCGGGGTTGTATCCGCAACTTTGGATCCTGCCACTGCAATTAGTGGAGCTTATATGTATCAAGTGAATGGTGTGGCTCCTTGCATCTCGGCCCAAGCCATACTAACTGTTACCATAATCCCTGCTCCAAATGCTGGTGGAAACGGCATGGCGGATGTTTGCAATGCAAGCCCACCCTTTCTGCTGGATCAATTCTTGACCGGTTCGCCCGACCCTGGAGGTGTCTGGACCGGCTTCAATAATGCTCCAGTAAGTAGCACCTTTACTCCAGGAACCAGCATACCTGGCACATTCACCTATACGGTATCAGGGATAGCGCCTTGCAGCAATGCAACAGCGACAGTAACGGTCAGTGTGAGTCCTCAACCATATGCAGGAACCGATGCAGTATCAACGCTTTGCAATACAGGTGAACCAGTTGACCTATTCACCCTGTTGGGTGGTAGTCCGGTTACCGGTGGTACATGGACCGGACCGAATGGATCGGTCGTACCAGCCATGTTGAACCCATCATTAGCGCCTATTGGAACTTACACCTATACCGTCACCAGTATTGCACCGTGTACTGACGATCAGGCAACCGTGGATATTACCATTGTCTCTGAACCCGTTCCGGGTACGGATGGTGCTGTTTCGCTTTGTGAAGCGGATGTTCCCATTGACCTTTTCACTGAGTTGAATGGCACGCCGGATCCGGGTGGTAGTTGGCAAGGACCAAATGGCCCTTTGGTCGGCTTGTTCAACCCTTCAACTGGATCTACAGGCACCTATACGTACACGGTCAATGCGCCAGCACCGTGCATAGCCCAAACAGCAGAGGTAATTGTTTCGGTGATCGAACAACCTAACGCCGGAATTGATGATGTGACATCCGTCTGCAATACGGCTTTAACTCTTGTGGATCTATTCGGAGTACTAGGTGGTTCGCCGGATATGGGCGGGATCTGGACTTCACCTGACGGTCAAGTACATCCTTCAACCTATGCGCCCGGCAGCGATATGCCTGGGGTTTACACCTATAGTCTAACTGCACTTGCTCCCTGTTCGAACGTTTCCAGTACGATCACGCTCTCTGAAGTGCAAGCTCCTGATGCTGGGCCTGATCTGATCTTGGATCTATGCGAGGATCTTGGGGAGTTGGACCCCATGTTATGGCTTGGACCGAATACGGATACCAACGGGATCTGGTTGGACCCAAATGGGATCGCAACTATTTCCGTGGATGCTGCGACGGCCATCTCAGGTGATTACATCTATACATTGAACGGAACAGCTCCTTGCCCGAACGCTCAGGCAACCGTAACGATTGTCTTCGATGATCTTCCGTATGCAGGTGTTGACGGCATTTTACAACTCTGCGCGGATGCTTCGCAGAACTTGCTTCAATTACTTGGACCCAACGCAGAACCTACAGGAACATGGTGGGGACCGCTAGGTAACTTTTCGGGAGTGTTCAACGCCGATCAGGATCCAGCAGGCGTGTACTCATATACCGTTAATGGTAGCGGAGGATGTATAGGCCGAGCAGCTCTATCATTTGTGGATGTATCCGTGAATGACTTGCCGGAGCCGGTATTCGGGCTTGGTACCACAAGTGGATGTGTGCCTTTGCAGGTTCAATTCACGTTAACGGATCCTGTAGTATTGGCCAGTATCGAATGGTCGTTCGGTGATGGAGAAAGCGAAGACGCCTCAAGCATGGTCTGGCACACATATAATGCAATAGGCTCGTTCAATATTTCCGTTGAAGTTGTGGATAACAATGGTTGTCATGGCACAACCGTATTGCAGAATGCTGTGTTCACATCGAACGGTCCAGAGGCTGATTTCATTGTAACACCTCAACGAGTGAGCATTCTTGAGCCGAACATTCACGTATCACATGTTCCTGAAAGCAATGTATCGTATGAATGGACCTTGGACAACGATACGTTACCGGGTGCCAATGAATTCGATTGGACCATAGATCCCGTGGACATTGGGATTTACACCCTATGTAAGATCGCTACGGACACACTTGGGTGCCGCAATTCAACGTGTTCGGAGATCATCGTGGATGATGTGCTGACCATCTTCGTTCCAAATGCGTTTACGCCGGATGGCAATGACATCAATGAGGAGTTCATGCCCTCAGTGCTGGGTGCTGCCCCTGAGTCGTTCACGTTCGCCATTTTCGATCGATGGGGCAACAAAGTATTCTCAACAAATGAGATCGGACAAGGGTGGAATGGCGGCATGAACAATAACGGTAAGCTTCTTCCGCAAGATGTCTATGTTTGGCGCTTGACCGCACGTGATCAATTCAGTTCGGAAAGTGTAGAACACTTCGGAAGCGTAACACTATTGAAATAG
- a CDS encoding type 1 periplasmic binding fold superfamily protein: MKQLILFFFAVVTFTSCKKDENPIVPVQPPANEEEVITTLVLTFTDIQSFEDHVFRFTDLDGDGGNAPVIEVDDLPGNRDFAVFISFLNESVSPVQNITTQIENELEQHQFFFQTVGVNLTISYGDEDANMHPVGLINNSTSLSPSTGTLKVTLRHDPDKSATGVSSGDITNAGGDTDIEVTFPVVIL; encoded by the coding sequence ATGAAACAGCTGATCCTCTTTTTCTTTGCCGTTGTCACATTCACTTCGTGTAAGAAGGACGAGAACCCTATTGTTCCTGTTCAGCCGCCGGCCAATGAAGAAGAAGTGATCACAACACTGGTGCTCACGTTCACCGATATTCAGAGCTTCGAGGATCACGTATTCCGATTCACGGATCTGGACGGCGACGGTGGTAATGCGCCCGTTATCGAAGTCGATGATCTGCCCGGTAACCGTGATTTTGCCGTATTCATTAGTTTTCTGAATGAGAGTGTTTCTCCGGTACAGAACATCACGACCCAGATTGAGAACGAGTTGGAGCAACATCAGTTCTTTTTTCAAACCGTTGGAGTCAACCTTACAATATCCTATGGTGATGAAGATGCGAACATGCATCCCGTGGGACTGATAAACAACTCCACATCCTTAAGCCCGAGCACCGGAACATTGAAGGTGACCTTACGGCATGACCCGGATAAAAGTGCAACCGGTGTTTCTTCTGGGGATATCACGAACGCCGGAGGTGATACGGATATAGAGGTCACATTTCCCGTGGTGATCCTTTGA
- the pfkA gene encoding 6-phosphofructokinase — MSLETPIRHIGVLTSGGDSPGMNAAVRAIVRTAVQRDIRVTGIVGGYSGLTNARYMPLGARDVSNIIQRGGTILRTARCEEFRTPEGRAKAAQNIKAHGMEALLVIGGDGSFRGAKMLFEEHGTPILGLPGTIDNDLFGTDHTIGFDTAVNTAVEAIDKIRDTASSHDRLFFIEVMGRNSGFIAQACAVAAGAEFVLIPERPQGIDELVRALAEGAKTKSSSIVIVAEGDEEGGAFDVARKVKQRYDHYDIRVSVLGHMQRGGAPTANDRILASRSGVAAVEYLLVGEHNAMVGVINGRIALTPFSEAIGQQKQPDPELYRILGILAT, encoded by the coding sequence ATGAGCCTAGAGACTCCGATCCGACATATCGGGGTTCTCACTTCCGGAGGGGACAGTCCAGGAATGAATGCTGCCGTGCGTGCAATTGTGCGTACCGCTGTGCAGCGGGATATCCGAGTTACCGGTATTGTAGGTGGTTATAGCGGATTGACCAATGCACGCTACATGCCACTCGGTGCGCGTGATGTGAGCAACATTATTCAACGCGGCGGCACGATATTACGAACTGCACGATGTGAGGAATTCCGCACTCCGGAGGGACGAGCGAAAGCTGCTCAGAACATTAAGGCTCACGGTATGGAGGCCTTGTTGGTCATTGGCGGAGATGGCTCTTTTAGGGGTGCAAAGATGCTATTCGAAGAACACGGTACACCTATTCTTGGTTTACCCGGAACGATTGATAACGACCTCTTTGGAACGGACCATACGATCGGTTTCGACACGGCTGTAAATACGGCTGTAGAAGCAATCGATAAGATCCGCGATACGGCTTCATCTCATGACAGGTTGTTCTTTATTGAAGTCATGGGTCGTAACAGTGGTTTCATCGCACAGGCATGCGCTGTAGCTGCCGGTGCTGAATTCGTGCTCATTCCTGAGCGGCCCCAAGGGATAGATGAACTCGTGCGTGCTCTTGCCGAAGGTGCGAAGACCAAATCTTCCAGTATCGTTATTGTTGCAGAAGGTGACGAAGAGGGTGGGGCATTCGATGTAGCGCGAAAGGTTAAACAACGGTATGATCATTATGATATCCGCGTTTCCGTGCTTGGTCATATGCAACGAGGCGGAGCTCCTACGGCGAACGACCGGATACTTGCCAGCAGAAGTGGCGTTGCGGCCGTGGAGTATTTGTTGGTCGGCGAACATAATGCCATGGTAGGCGTGATCAATGGTCGCATAGCACTCACACCCTTCAGCGAGGCTATTGGTCAGCAAAAGCAGCCCGATCCCGAACTTTATAGGATCCTTGGTATCCTTGCGACCTGA